The genomic window aagattctctttgccgagtgtcactaattaacactcgacaaagttcTAACGACCGGCACCCTGGTTGACGGCTGTCACATGTGGCGGTCTTTTGCTGAGTATTTTATTttctacactcggcaaataaattttttgccgagtgcaattattttACCTAGTGTTTATATGTAGGTACTCGATAAAGATATTGTTTACTGAGTGTTCGAAGGAATGCACTCGGTAAACTGCTAGGCACTTGGCATATATACTGTTTTTGGTAGTGTGCATGGGCGCCGCCGCCACGATCATGACCAACTCGCCCGAACACGCCCGTTTCTGGCTCGGCCCCATCGTGCGCACGCTGACCGCGGCATGGGACAGCGACTACCGGTGCGCGTtccaggaggacgacgacgaggggaTCACGGGCATCAACCTCTCCAAGGACCTGCCCGTCGTCGTCGCGAACGCGCTCATGGGCCACATCACGGCGTTCGGCCCTCCGTGCTGCCTGTCTCCGAGCTCCTCTGGGTCGCCTTCTCCATAGTCAGAAACAGGCTCTTTAGTGCAGGGGCGAAGGAGGGGCGCCGCTACTACCGCCCGGCCTTCGGCAAGGTGTTCCAGCACTTCTGCATCCACCCGGGCGGCCCCAGGGTGCTGTACGAGGTGCAACGGGGCCTAGGCCTCTCGGACCGCGACATGGAGGCGTCGCACATGACGCTGCACCGCTTCGGGAACATGGCCAGCAGCTCGCTGCTGTACGAGCTGGACTACATCCAGGCCAAGCGCTGGATGAACAAGGGTGACCGACTGTGCATGATCTCCTTCAGCCCGGGTATAGAGTGCAGCAGCGTCATGTGGGAGTGCGTCAAGCCGACGGCGGACACCGACAGCGGACCCTGGGCTGGCTGCATCCACCGCTACCCTGTGCAGCTCCCCAAAATTGTCAAAAGGGCATAAGCGCAGTCGTGTTCTCAGTTCCAGAGCATGCAAGCACGTGCTTCATCGGCTTGCGTTGCATCGTCCAACTAGCTACCACTATCCGGCATCTATCCCCAGCTATATAATGTATCTTAATATCTTATTCTACGGAGTAttctacatacatacatataggtTGTTGTACGTCTCTCTCGGTCGGCAAATAAAAGGAACCCCTTCCAGCTTGACCGAAACAACATGTACCCACAGAACTCCATGTCATCCTCTAGTTACACTACTCCCAAGTCCAAACTACGGGCTTATTTGTCGAATTCATTGCCAGAAACGTTAAATTtgcgagtgtttttatgtttgccgagtgtattctctcgggcactcggcatagaagttctttgccgagtgctgcgctaaaaacactcggcaaaaaaaacactcggtaaaaaggaggtttgccgagtgtcaaaaaaaaacactcggcaaagatggggtttgccgagtattttttttgacactcagcaaagaagtaaaatcttttttctacgaaagaatgagaaaaaaaaaactttgccgagtatccagatccaggacactcggcaaagaaataaaatcttttttctaagaatgaaggagaagaaaaattgaaaaaaaactttgtcgagtatCCTAGATCTAGgaaaaaatcttttttctgggaaagaaggagaagaaaaaaataaaaaaaacgctGCCGAGCgcctagatctaggacactcggcaaaagaaaaaaaaatctttttttaaCCGGCCCCAGCGGACGCCcctcccttccccttcttcttcccccaccgtcgcccctcccctccctcccctcctcccttcctAGCCCGGCgcacccctcctctccctctccggtgcgtcccctcccctccctcccctccagaGGCCTCCCCATTCTTCTTCCCCcatcggcgcccctcccctcccccttcttcttcccgcgggcgcccctcccctccccattcTTCTTCCCCCGACGGCGCCCCTCCcatcccccttcttcttcccgcaggagcccctcccctccctcatcCCCTACCTCCTCCTCAGATCCGCCTACCCGCGCCCTCTCTCTGTCGCCGCCACGCCGCTCCCCTCCCTCCGGGGGGCCCTTCACAGCCGCGCGTGAGGCAGCCCAGCCCCTCCCATCTATGGCGCAGGGCGGCTCGGCCCCTCCCGGTGATGCAGAGCAGCAACAGTAGCGGGTGGCGATGCAGATCCgccctcctcccctctctccatgGCTCCATTGGCGGGTGGCATCGCGGATCCGGTGGGATGGAGCCACCACGGCGCCGATCCGGCGGAGGGGTGTCCTCCGGCGGCAGATCTGGTCGGTTGGATCCCGATGGCGGTGGATCCGTGGATCTGACGATTAGGAGCCCTCCGGCGGCAAGCTCCACGGCGAGCAACGTGGCGGCGGCGGGCTCCATGgcagcggcccctcccctccccttcttcttctcccggtCTGATccagccctccctctcccggatccggcgtggtgtggtggtggtggtggtggccggcatcggggcgtggtggtggtggtggccggtagctgtggtggtggtggcggtggtgtccggcggctgtggtggtggtACCACCGGTGACTtgtttttttccattttttcctAAAAgatgtttgctgagtgttttttttggactcggcatagtctttgccgagtgtccgacgattgacactcggcaaacaggtcTTTGCCGTTAAAACCTACGCCGAGTGTCGTTTGGCGAGTGTTtttgggggcactcggcaaagctcctgtaTCTGGTAGTGATTGTCGGGACATCACTCCTGGTCCATGATAAAATCAAGAATTCTTCGCCTCTATTTCTTGGATTTCAATTTACGCAGAAACTTTGGTCACCACCCCTACTATGGCAACCTCGACCATGTAAATTGTCATTTCTATAATTAAGCACAAATAGTCCCAAGGTCAAATTGTATTTTTCCATCGGTCGAACAATTTTCCTGTCAGTAATTGCCATACCGACAGTGTAACACATATTTTCGTGTCGGTGAAGGCAATACCGACAGGGAaatctttgtttccagtagtgtaACAAGGTTCTCGGGTTTGAAAATTCTGGATTTGGTGCAACTTAAAAGCTACTTATGGCTAAAATAAGGACTAATTTGGCAGGACTTTGGCTCCTCCAAAATGGCCTTTAGCTCTTCTGACTCTAGTGGTGGAGCCAAGATACTTTGGAAAAAATTTTGGCGAAAAGGACTCCAATGGCACTTTTGTTATAATTTGTGCCAAATCTGTGAGGAGTGATAGGGAGAATCACGTTTTCACGGCCCCTTCTCAATACAAAAATGGCTCCATGTCCTCCGTACTTCTTCGTTGGGGCCATATTATGGATGGCCGGACTTAGTtgtgccaaacaagccctagcTCAAACTAATAGCCTTTAACTTTTAATTTTCTAGCCACGCATATTCTCACATCCTCCATTTGTACTAAAAAGAAGAACCAAAATCAAACCTGCTCATTCAGATCACACTTTTACTCTATTTATACAACTTCTTAAAGAAGTGCTTCCCATAGAAGCTCTTCCAAGCAAGGCCATTGTTCAATTGTAACAACGGTTGTAGTACAAGCCACTACTACTAAAAGCATTTCAAGAGACGGTCATATAAATAATTTACAGAGGCGGGTGATGCCTCGCCTCTAATGAAATGCCACGGTTAATCAATATTTACTGAGATAGTCATGATGTCTGCCTCtataaataaatttaaaaaatagaagctCAACACTAAGCCAACCACTACCCGTTCCTCTTGGCGTGGAGCCCACCGCCTTCCTTGCTCATGCTGCCTCCTCCAATGGAGATCCACCCCCACCGTCCAAGGGAGGAGGTGGTGGGAAGGCGGTGCGGCCCACGCGCTGAGGGAGGAGAGGTGGCAGTGGGGAGGGGGCTCGCGGCCCATACACTGAGGGAGGAGGCGGCAGTTTGGACGGGGCACTGCTGCGcttgagtgagggagagagatggGTGGGTTTGTGCGCGCAGgcgcacacacatacacacacacacacatatatatatatatatatataggttttTGGAGCGGGCTGGAGGGCCTTGGACCTTTTAGTAGAGGCAGGTCATTTAAGATATCCATCTCTGAAAATGAATGTACTTCTATTGACCAATTTTAGGAGACATGTAATTTTTTGTTGTCTTCGTAAATAAAACGACtacctccgaaaatcatcacgTGTTTTGAGAGACAGGTACATTTTATGACCGCCATCGCTAATAAAATTAGTTGCCTTCTAAATTTTTCTTTGTAGTAGTGAGCAGTGCCACGGGTAAGAAGCGCTTCTAATATAAACTCTCCCAAGCAAGGCCATTGTTCCCTCCGGTCATTGGTGGACCCACTGTTGTGCCTGGGTATTCCCAGGCATACCCAACATTTTGGAAAAAAATAGTAGTTTGTAGATGTATATACATGCATAATACAGTTAAagtctcaaattgatactctttGTTATTCTCTGCTTCTTATTTGATTCCAAACGCAAAGCAGCTCACAGGCCAGCCCACACCCAACGGCCCATTTGGCGTTTTCCACTCCCCTAGTTTCCCCCGTGGCTTCACCTCATCTCGACTCCTCCAGACACGAAGATGGGAGACGGAGCAAGCGAATCGCCGAATCCGAGCGCCAAGCGGAACCCTAGGGCAGCCCGCTGGCAGCGTCGCGCCACTCCCATCCCCCACGCCCCGCCCTGCGCGGCAGCCGCAGCTGCGCCCCTGCCACGAACCCCCGCCGTCGTGGCGGCGTGGCTCCGCCGGACCTGCGCTCTTGCCCCTGCCGGCCTGCCCTCGGTCGCCTCGGCCGAGTCCGACGGGGCCTCGCCCGCTCGCCGCCTCGGCCGAGGCCGACGGCCTCCATAGCTCCATCCATCCTAACCAACTTCGGCAGCTCAAGCTCGTCCTCGCCATCGCCGATTTGATTTGTTCCTTTCAAAGAATCAGAGGTAATCAAATCCCACTTTGCCCTTTTATCTTTGCAATGTTCTGTCAAATGTCAAATTGTCAATTGCAAAAATCTTCCTATAGGCATACCCAACTTTGAAATCCTGGGTCCGCCTCTGCCTCCGGTAGCGGTTGTAGCGCAAGTTGTGCCATAGGTAAACTCAAACGAGCAAGCGACGGCAAGGCTTGAGATCCTAGGTGCTATTATTTTTTGCCTAACAGTATCGGATCGGATCGATCAGATTTTATAAATTACATATTTTATGTAAGATGTAATATGTTTATAGATTGAACGGTGCAATATTGATTTTGTAATTTATTTCACTTTTTGTACTTTTAAGTGCAATCCTTTATATTTATATTACTTTTGACACCCGTTAACTTTGAATAGTATTTTAAAAATGAATAGTATTTTAGCACAACAAAATCATTTACATTTATATCATATATTGAATGGTATAGAAGGATCGTACCACTGAGATACTATGAAATTTTATGTAGAATTGTGTAGGGCCTTTGGGTAGGATCGTCATACTATAAAATTTAAGATATTAGATAGGATTGATATTATTTCGATTTGGTATCACAGTAGtattctactccctccatcctataaTAAGTGAGTTTTAGCTCTGGGCACAGGGATTAAGGAAAAGTGAAAAGGGTGTAGTTTACAGGAAAGGAGGAGATAGAGACAGAGATGTATTGGACAAAGAGAAAGTTGTATGAGATAGAGATGTATTGGAGAAAGAGAAAGTTGTATTGGGAAATGAAaatgacacttattttgggacacgTATAGGAGACTAGATTGACACTTATTTAAGATAGAGGGAGTAATAAGATTCTAGAATTACAGATGGATATACTGATAACCATGGACGAGGAGTGAATAAGCTATGTGGAGAGGTCAGAAAAGGCACGCAACGTCTCAGAGCCTGCAATAGTGCGGGGCCGAGGGGATAGAGGTGGAGACCGGCAACTAGAAGGAGATGCAACACCAGTTACAACATCTGACATGTGAGTCCCATtggggtttttttttttctgtttatgCTTCATTGCTTAGTGGATGCCACGCAATATCCTGTCAACAGACGTGGCAAAACCACTATAACATTAGCAACATATCAGTAACAAACAACAGGCAGACAACTCATTGGGTTACCTGCCAACTGCACCAAAAGCCGAGATGAACAGAACCCGGGCTACGAGACTACGAGCTCCAACACAACGACGCCACGTAAAAACTGTCTTTCTACTTTCTAGTAGACAGTAGTACATACATGGTTCCAAATTCGGCAAGAATGCAGCAGCGAACAGAGACTTATCAGGCTCAATAACATGTTCAGATAAAAACTATTGAGCAGCTCAGATCAACAACGAAGAAAAGGTCTTCTCAACATCATCTCAGGAAACATAAATAATTATACAAGGAATACCAGCAGATCTTGCTGTTGAacaataaggcattttcatatttattttaatccataaaaataacgcaataaaaaggagagtgaagtcatgaataaCAAGACAGAAacacttcatgacaaatgttaacatgatgataaaacaaattatagagccgaaacatatgtgaaacattgttttacatagctgaaacatcacagacatgatcacaaatataaaagatgtgttctcaaatatcaagatcatgataatcacaaaattaaaaggaaccagaaaaccagtactagtataatcatccaaatcaatcaaacagaacatgttgaacatgaaagcagtattgcctaggaacatcatgatattgataatgaaactcagaagagggtgaaggagattataccctgcggcggagccgctcgcaccaggaaaagccatggtggtgctttgctgttgtagtcgtcccgctcgatgcagtgcagaaaaggacgccgtgaagaaGCACCGCTACAGGTTgaccagcgagtagtcgtgccaccaccgacactccccaaaaacgtaatcgcccgtcttcacccgagcaggtgaaggccacgacggagacgcgttccggaggcctactcttccatctctggtgctcgccggaggtggaacgggaagaacttgcgctgctggaaagtggtgtactTCGCCAAGAGAAACTAACCGAGAGGAGAGGATTTGATTTATAGacagaggccagaagacgagaagccgacggcaccgaggggtcacacctcccttctccggtgggagagacggagacggagagccagaGGTCACGggcctcgccacgccacgccacgccacgccacgcccacgcccacgcgcacgggcacgggctcgggccgggccgggcggcggcggcgcgcgcgcgcgcgcgtgtggcatccaggtgattctcttttacttctcaaatagatcgatcaatgatcaagtatttaagtagagtcgcctctcgattaaattcccatgtggtataaaaccattaatgcacatgtacggaccatagagtttaatagagatattaaataaatgggccaagcccataatatctaacaatccccaccaaactctagggtacgcagtttgaagttctcagaaccacattccttttatataccagtgtttcgatagagactgttaagttgaacatccatctagaaagctagctacactcatccacaactgaacaatggacagaaccttgaattgacagttttgtgcgagatgagtttcacatagcctcttaactgatactaggctgccaagtgccttccctctgttttgaagcatataagtcacacttcgaggccttttcatgagcatctagagattacccacatctcatagattgtgactagcaatcgagctcatataggtgtgttccttataggatgttctgtaggacaacatccccgctataccaagccgctcggatcacattaagaacttaatcatcctgcctaacagtattggagagacggtgcatctccaacgaactgagctataatctaaggggtctctccctcagtcaatcaacagcttgtttcgccatcctaattcacgggatctccgatcacataggataggttaccactgttgatggctctatgtgggtctcaaacccagttccctcgacgcaccttctatcacattgcgtgatagacccttagtgaattgatctgccagattatttgatgtatggacatagtccaatgcaattactccagagtttctcagttttctgacagtcttcaaacgtctcttcacatgctttgtggacttcatgttatccttagaactgtttaccttagtgatcatagtttgattatcacagttcatggaaattgccgggattggtttctcaacaatcggcaaatccatcaggagatcacggagccactctgcctcagcactagcggtatccaatgcggtcagttctgcttccattgtagacttcgttaagatagtctgcttgcaagacttccaagaaacagcgccacctccaagtagaaacacgtatccactcgtggcatacagctgatccgcatcagaaatccaattagcatcacaataaccctctagtaccctcggatacccggaaaagtgaatgctgtaactcattgtccctttcaaatagcgcagcactctctcaagagcattccagtgagtatctcccggatttgacacaaaccggctcagtttgcttacagcgaacgagatatcaggcctggttgcgctagctaggtacataagagaaccaattatctatgaatatctcaattggtctcttGCAATTCTGTGATTCTTCCTCAAATGAATACTTGGATCGTACAGAGTAGGAGCAGGCGTACACTCATTgtacccaaatcggttcaagaccttttccacatagtgagactgcataagagttaccccaccatttccttcctcccttgaaagcttaatgttgagaataacatcagcctctcccaagtctttcatctcaaagttactcgacaaaaaatcttttacttctttaatcacatttagattgttgccaaatattaatatatcatccacatataagcatagtatcacaccatcaccaccaccaaaccgataatatacacatttatcagcttcattcacaacaaagccggctgatgttaaagttttatcaaacttctcatgccactgcttgggggcttgctttaggccgtacagggacttcaataacttacaaactttaccctcttgaccatttgcaataaacccatcaggctgatccatgtagatctcttcctcaagctctccatttaggaaggctgtcttaacatccatctgatgaatgaaaagaccatgtgaggcagccagggatagcaacacacgaatggtcgtcaatcgagcaacaggtgagtaagtatcaaagtaatcttcaccttccttctgtgtataacccttagcaacaagcctagctttgtacttctcaattgtaccatcaggcctcagcttctttttaaacacccatttacagcccacaggtttgcaaccaaatggacgatcaaccacttcccacgtcccattggacataatggagtccatctcactttgcactgcctccttccacatgtcagaatcaggagaagagtatgcctcagaaatggttgtgggagtgtcatccacgagatatataataaagtcttctccaaaggattttgcaactctttgcctcttactccttcgagtgacagtattatcatcctcctcaggattttgctcaaGCTCATGAGTGTTATCATCAGCGTGTATATTTGATTCATGAAGTTCAGGAATAGGATCATAACTAGACATGCTAGATGCACCTAatttcattggaaattcattctcaaagaacgtggcatctctagactccatgaccgttccaacagccatatcaggagcactagaatttattattaaaaaacgatagcccacactatgaatggcatagcctaagaaaacacaatctacagtttttggtccaagctttcgctttttgtttattggcacgttcactttggccaaacaaccccaaacgcgaagataagaaatatttaatctctttttctcccaatcctcaaatggagtgatttctttgttctttgtgggcactctatttaggacatgattcgcagttaaaattgcctcaccccaccattccttagataaaccagctgtctccaacatggcattcaccaagtcagttagagtgcggttctttctttcagcaatcccattggattgtggtgagtatggaggtgtcctctcatgaattataccgtgcaccgcgcaaaactcagaaaattcattagagaaatattctcccccgcgatcggaccgcaaccgtttgatatgcttttcaagttgattctcagcctcagctttaaaggttttaaaataatgtaatgcctcatcttttgttttaattaggtacacatagcaatatcgagtgcaatcatctatgaacgttatgaagtatctcttaccaccttttgtcaaaattccgttcatttcacaaatatcggaatggatgagttcaagtggtgccaactctctcgccacagctgccttgtgaggcttgcgaggttgttttGCCTCAACGCATGTATGACATTTGGAACTTTTGGCAACCtcaaatttaggaattaaattcaaaccagctaagcgggacatgcaaccaaagttaacatgacataatcgagaatgccaaacattcatctcaacattaacgttattaacgacattattcactgcaagaggtaaagtatcaaccaaagacaagcggaacaagcctccgctctcatagccttttccaacaaaggttccatacttcgacataacacatttattcgactcaaacacaagtttaaaaccgtctcgacatagcagagagccactaataagatttttccttattgaggggacatgatgcacgttcttgagttgcacggtcttccccgaagtaagcttcagatccaccgtaccaacaccatgaacaccagcacgcgcgccattccccatcagcaaggctccactcctcctgacctggtaaaaagaaaacaaggacttatcagcacacacatgtatatttgcacctgtatcaacccaccaatcaggtgaggaacaaactgtaaatgcagataaattaccatacccagcagcgtctgcatcagtctcaatggtgttgactgtcttcgcctttggtgggggcttccacttagcctcaggacactctctagaaaagtgcccagtgttcccacaagtgaagcagttcatctttgccttgtctaatcccatcttcttattattacctttcttgaagaaggtagtggatttctgcttaagctcctgctggggcttcttcttttgtggcttaggacgaaacttttgcaccacatgtgcactagtagtcgcctcaccattcccgcccttgctctttcccttaacatcctttgctcttgccttgtcctcaacatcaagagtgccaacaagttcagcaatgctaaactgctgcctcttgtgtttcaaggtagtagcaaaatcagtccaggaaggtggcagcttagcaataatgCATCCTGCCACGAACCTATCAGGGAGAGGACAGCCGTACAGCTCCAA from Miscanthus floridulus cultivar M001 chromosome 11, ASM1932011v1, whole genome shotgun sequence includes these protein-coding regions:
- the LOC136491628 gene encoding 3-ketoacyl-CoA synthase 6-like, yielding MGAAATIMTNSPEHARFWLGPIVRTLTAAWDSDYRCAFQEDDDEGITGINLSKDLPVVVANALMGHITAFGPPNRLFSAGAKEGRRYYRPAFGKVFQHFCIHPGGPRVLYEVQRGLGLSDRDMEASHMTLHRFGNMASSSLLYELDYIQAKRWMNKGDRLCMISFSPGIECSSVMWECVKPTADTDSGPWAGCIHRYPVQLPKIVKRA